The Lathyrus oleraceus cultivar Zhongwan6 chromosome 5, CAAS_Psat_ZW6_1.0, whole genome shotgun sequence genome includes the window CTTGACTGAATCTTAACCAATGAATCAGAACCATGAATCTTAAACAAACAACTGAATCATTTATAATGAACCAAACGAATCAGATGCAACCTCcctgaattagggtttccactaTGCTCCCTGATGAATACCTGTAAGATGAAAAGTTCCAACACAACCATGTCCATCACATGAACCCTAGTCTGGAGACTTAACCTTCATTCCATGCCTTGTGTGACAAAACCCTTGAATCCATGATTATGCTTTTTCAAATGCAAGTGGAATGTATTATGATACAATGGACATGTAGATGAGATGAATGCTTATTAGGATATGCAAATGCTTAGGGctagtgacctagatgaacttgtgaagggtagggtgaactttggggtatgacatgtactaaggataaaaaacctatagatcatgttctaagaagttcctagagtcttaatctcatctatcagatattataggttaggatgactgactcatcaacccataatattctcaagagaaactcgtttgagtgtagtatcgcataacaactgttatcaggtctacacctgaacagtctctgcactacgtcctaaataggtcaagttaggttaaatgttctacggtcctcagcttctcggaacccaaatcagagaaagtaatgtctatccacaaataacttgtgtgacatcagtaactccaaaagggtctccactgagtagatgggtctcaagccaacttgttaaggactactccacacaagttgaacatgactataccatcctcctatcttaattgcactcaagttcgggttagaacttatctcaccactcagagatcaccaaacacaacaaacaaattatatcatacaaacagATATACAAGCatcaaatatataaatatatacacataaaaaagtaggctaaacccactgagaactactccctagcagagtcaccacttaatttttgtagcggtaaattcatgatcatcaggctatagataagcttaacatcaataaaaccagagtcgccatcgcgtttttattattttcaaaggaaaacggaaaattacgaacaaaacccaaagataacaagttttcaaatcaaaactaataaaatgccagagattacaggtaaggaggttggttgcacaaagggaaggtgttagcacccaaagtgtcctaggtactcctaaggagcccttttttatgtgtgatatgtgtttggtataaaagatgtttggtaaaaatagagtgtggagatgagaaaaagaattcattgattatatttttgtgtttgacaagaccttcggacttgtgcctacgtaccaacataaaaatgagggatcaaaatctcatagttcgtggtaaaaatttcaaagttggtgaattgcttttaacaaaagtttaaatgaaaaaggcacaaagggccaaaagtttgaatgaagttgttagttctttttgtctttttgaaattttaagtcaatatgattaaaattatttacaaatttgatttaagaaagagtttgaaaattcattggcaaaaggccaaagtttctaatcattaaaacaaagtctaagtttaaaatcaaaagcagagaaatttttgaaaagggggagagattttgaaatttaagaagtgggaggagatgaagagactattctaaacacaaatttaaaagttaagggttgaaaagatctgaccaatgagatgcaatccaatagacaagaatgtcatatagaaacccattttcccttggactttaatcaagtaataatcaataagcaatgaacactatccagacatcataaaaatcaaggcatcaaataaagatagccacatccaagcaagcaattcccatagctagcagtcttctttgtcttcccatgcatcaaatgaaatattccttgatcaactcaaagcaaaacatcagacataggatcaaaataacaattaagcacaaagatCGAGTAGCAAATGgattcaaacaaatcccaaggcttgcatcagatgaagactcagttcacaatagctcagtctcagaatgttggcattggccaagtccttcttgcacagggaatgttgcctaatcctaagtccaaaagttcagatcaagttcaacaatccaccaaatgtttttttagggtttttgtcattattaggtattttaaggtcctaagaccataaataaaaccaaaaacacacaaataatatatacaatcacaagatatgactcaaatgagcaaagtgaaaatgacataaacataaacaagttaaatgaaatgtaaatggcaatgaatgataaatgactgaaatttaaattgcattaagtaaatgacttgaaagtaaagaaatattaacaaGAATTATTCAAATCTTAGTCAAAGTTTAGTCAAGTGTTAATagtgttttttaattgattaagtcattctttggagaacactcaaccattcattcataagtatgaatccttaaaccaagacatcttccatgagaagggctccaacttggataattcaacaagtatgcccctagctcccatgaaaggaaaaaaggtcaagtctccacacaatgccatgaagaatgggagacttacaatctcacttactagaatgctatgccctgagggtcaaatttagctctatgttaagcaatcgtaattggacttatgtagaagtcacaactatctgaggtcgggtaataaaaatttaggtgttaatacatgttagagatttggtatgaagaaccaaactcctaaaatataccacacactaaaataaaagatcaagaagGAGGGGtctatctcaatcatacttgtattgattcatctgacacaaggtcattgatgaatcaattagcctttagacattagagatttcattggtcaaatgagagaatggggaagaatagggatggagatgaagagggaggggaagatagaaacacattttggtcatgggaggaatttcatcaaatcaaaaccatccatacattttgggagatgaaatgtacatttcatcaatcccctaaatccaatggttttgatctaacaaaagtcaaatcaaccttgaccaaggcccaaacagaaagtcaaacatcacaagaccataaaaatggcttaacaatatttttaaacatttaatcaattaaaaatcacattaaaaatgaattaaaatacattttaatttggtcaaaacctaaaatcccttcaaaacaccaaataaatggccaagagatttatccagggtcaaacaaggtcaaaggaccttagacaaaaaaattcactattttaaaaaagtcagaagtatttttaaacaattaaaagtatgcgtaaaaacatttaattcatgaaaaatatcaaaattaatccaaaaaataatttttattcagaatataaaagagaaaaatatttaaagatttttggtgaaagtcctatattttttggataaaaaatgaaatttctatgaattaaataaaatagaaggattaaacataaaatcaaaatttaaaataaaataagaaaaaacaagggccatcagatctccctcattaattgaggtggcaaatctgatggtCACGCGTGTGGTGTCTACCATACAACCAAGTCAACGCGCTGCAATGTggataattcaaaccaaaggtCAGGATTAGATCATTGGACCATAATCAGATGGATGTGAAGctgccaacacaccaccggagccctaacttcggtcatcttctccggtggacctcactggactggtccaccttcaacttaatgaaaaataaaaaacaaggacactatttcaaaggaaaaatgctcaggaggtcgaatctggcctcagttttctccaattccaagtatatcgAAAGATACAgggaattgaattttgaggatcatgaactgagttgcttcgatttgacctcaaagcaacttaatcttgttgcctacattggtaggacttcagccaacaacaaatcaaagagaatggtgaagaattgagagaatcaaagagagaaagtttctaaaaaatcaccttcgagggagcttgaatcttgcttgatcttgcttccaattggccttgacttgacttcagaagcttgcaggaagtgaattggatcaaagaatggcttggattcttggagtttcaacttcaaaacagaagtgaaattgaaactcaattttcaattgaaaaccttcaagtttatcctctaatggtgaagggtagggttgcaggatcaaagcttgggcaaggtgtcatcaattctgagcagaaggggttgtatttataggctatgcaattgatttccacacacttccatcaaaataccaaaaatagtaattctcacttgcatggatgcatgggcgtgtgataggcccatgaagtgatgtcaaaaggtccaaagtTGATCATGAGCAATGCTGAAAATGTGTCATGAAGTCATGCAATTGGAATTGGGAAATGATtatgagattcatccaaatggaaccttgaagaaaagcCATGTGCAAGTCATTCAATCCTTGGCtaaatgaagtgattttggactttttgaaaaggtggGATTAAagggaacaactttcatattgaacacttttccatttgtagcttggatcatgatggttttttaggtggaagtttggaaaatcaaacatatttaaaaaatttCAAGTACCAAGTTAAATGTTCccttcttccaccttaaataacttttgctatgagtttcaaatggaaaacattCCTTCACCAAAGTTGTTTCTCTTTCAAACCAATTCaatttggttacaaatttgacctcatttggatttggcatgaaggagttattcattttagaaattgaggaaaattgcttgttcaatggtaatggcccaaaatgacctataatgtttcctcttgttACATGCCCTTGCAGGTTGAgtttgaagtttctcaaagaatcaaagtttgagaggacatattgaaattgatcatggaacttggatggccttcatcgcataaaaattgagcaagttatggtccttggaagttgacctcctaactagggcacaaacaaaatgacctataatctttcaccataataaatgactttccaagcaaaactagctctttaccttaacgtgaaagttgtttggaatgtcataaagagtaactttgctcttacaatcattttcatatgacaaatattgtaggaggtagggtctagggaaccccagttttgaccagttgacttcctctggtcaaccaccatgaaccaacttgcaaacttgaagttctcttgatctcttggactcatggaggatcatatatgtataagatgatttataatgaagtatcccttgaaatatttgatcaaatgttgaagaaacttgttgaggaagtcacacaagatacccagatgaattagggcttccaaggaaaacaagcttcaaattcttgatgaattcttgatcaaaatgataaatgaagatcatggggatacatatatgatgtctaaaatcaatgtgaaccatctattgattgatcttcttgcattgagggtctcaaaccctagatgtgagcttgataagGTATTGGTGGATGtacacactacctataaaagaaacaaaactatacataaacatatttttggtattttggttagtaaagaaagaaaaacaaagaatgatgcattcaaatgtgtttggtgatctctccccatgcaaacccaatgaatgaggggtgaggaggatgtcaaggtgtgatcccaaagtcaatgcatatgatgagatagaatgagggatcttagggtcaaaattggggtcttacactatcatcttatcagttaAGGTTTCACCATAATCCTTCATGACATGGACGAGATTCTCCACCTTCGACACATAACTTGCGATTTTTTCATCTTCTCTCATGTAGAGCAATTCATAGTTCCGTCGCAAAGTCTTCAATTTGACGACTTTGACTTTCTCACCTCCTTCATAGTACTTGACAAGAATATATCATGTCTCCTTCGCCAATTCAGCATGAGAGATCTTGTCAAAATTCACCAAATCTACCGCTGATTGAATGCAATACGCGACCTTGCAGTCTTTCTTCTTCGCCTCCTTGTTCGCGACTCTCTGAGCATCGGTTGCTTTCGCAACAAGCTCAAGGATGCCATTAGTAACCACTTCTAGAGTTTCATGAAAGCCGAACAAGGACTTCATCTGATTGTTCCATCGATTCCAATTTTTGCCGTCAAGAATTGAAAGAGAATTCAGAATGCCATAAGTACCATTCATCTTTGCAGCAATTGATTAATCCACGATCCCTGAAACACGATCATCGAcgtgtgattcttgaaaacacgacCAAGAATCTAACCGAAGATCTAGATAGTAATTTGCTAGTGCGTGAGACATTTTTAGTGAGGATAGAAAGAAAAAGAATATGAAATAAAGATTGATATTATCGAGTGAATACAAATTAAATTACataaatatatttatatataacTAACTAACTTATCTACTAAATAACAAACCATAAATCCTAATTAATTTTGGGTTTGAGTCACACAACTTTgatattttatatatatatatatatatatatatatataatagcCCGGGATTGGTAGTAACAAAGATTGTGGGAGAGATAGAAAGAGAACAGATGTGGGCTATGTAACCAAATTTAGATCCATAATAAAGAAAAACAGTGTACTGTTAAGCCTTTAATTCATGTAATGCAACCATGCAAAAATGTCAGAAATTTCAACCATTTCTTTAGTACTAGTCAATAGTGACAATGATAACGAAATGAATGAAGCATGGAAAATAATTACTACTccataatgatgatgatgaagatgatgataaTAGTGATGAGTAAAAAAGAATTAAATCATAGGTTAATCAATGGATCAATCATGTTATTATAAATCATAATGTTAGTACTAATAATACATAAAGTGAACCTATCATTCAATATACCTATGGATCTACATATCTATCTGCATACACAAATGATGCCCTCTTTTTACATGCTTGCTTTTTCTACCTTTTTTCTGTTTACTTTACAACAGAAAGGAAAGAAAGAACTACTAGTATGTGTATTCTAAACAAAAGTTTATAATGGTCAAAAATTTGAGTTATCATCTtaaaagcaaaaaaaaaatacaatagAAAAAGAAACAATTTTTCTGATGTTAAGAAAGAGAATAGAGAAAAAAGACAAAAACACCAACGTCAGTCTTAAACCGTAGGGTTCCTTTTGCCTTTCTGGTTTCCACTATTGTTCTTTTGGACATACTCAAACACATCAAGAATCCTCTtctcatctctctctctctcatctctctctgtctctctctctcttgtgtttttcatttttgttttatTTGCTGGAACAATTATTTCAAAGACTATTCATGAGTTTCATATCAGTTTTGCTTTCTTTAATTTATTCTATTCATTCTGTCACTACCAAATAGTTCTGTCTCTGTTAAAGTTcacttttttttccttttctgTTTTGGGTTTAGACTTGTTTGCAGATCCCAGAAAAAGCAAATACAGATCCATGGAACATGAACATGTTATTAGTACAATGTTATTAGGACTCAAGAAACTTCAAACATAAGAGAAAAAACATGATCGAAGGTTTTGTTTGTTGAAGAAAACATGTCTAATTTGACTTCTGCATCCGGTGAAGCTAGTACTACGAATTATCCTCAACAATACTTTTCTCAACCACAAACTCAAACTCATGATGAGACTCCACCTAAGAAAAGGAGAAACCTTCCTGGCAATCCAGGTTTATCATCTTAATTTCTAGCATCTTTTGTTTTCAGCATAATAGTTTCTAAATTTCAGCATCGGTAGCGAATCGCGATGTTATTTCGGCGGTAATTATGTTTGTTAgattttttatttgatttgattatattCATTTTAGACCCGGAAGCTGAAGTTATAGCTTTATCGCCGAAGACACTTATGGCAACGAATAGATTCATATGTGAGATCTGCAACAAAGGATTTCAAAGAGATCAGAATCTTCAACTTCATAAAAGAGGACACAATTTACCATGGAAGTTGAAGCAGAGAACAGGCAATGAGATAATAAGGAAGAAAGTATATGTATGTCCAGAACCAACTTGTGTGCACCATGACCCATCAAGAGCCTTAGGAGACCTAACTGGTATCAAGAAGCACTTCTGCAGAAAGCACGGTGAGAAAAAGTGGAAATGTGATAAGTGCTCTAAGAAGTATGCTGTTCAATCTGATTGGAAAGCTCACTCCAAAACCTGTGGTACAAGAGAATATAGATGTGACTGTGGAACCCTCTTCACAAGGTAGCATAAATATTATATAATAACTATAACCTAAACTCAACCATTAGAAAAATAATTACCATATTTTTTTATGAACCATCAAGCATAGACATAGACATGAACATGAGACGCGACACTAACACTGAAACATTGATAAGTTTTGGTTTTATATCAGATATCAATATATTGAACTATGAAGCATGTATAGAGACGAACACCAGACAGGAATACCTAACACGACATTGACACTGATACGTCATTAAATTTTGGTTTTATATTAATATCAATATACAAAACTATGAAACACCGACACAAACACCACACTATACTGACGCGTCGATAAGTTTTGTTTCTATATGATTTTTCAGGAGAGACAGTTTCATAACTCACAGAGCCTTCTGTGATGCATTAGCAGAAGAGAGTTCAAGAACTGTAATTCATCAACCAAACTCTCACAACATGATCAATCTCCAAACTCAAGAAATACAAGGTTTCACATTAAAGAAAGAGCAACAAAATTTCAGTTTTCTAAAGCCAGAAATTCAAATACCATCTTGGGTTGAATTAGAACAAGATCTAAACCTTCACGAAAACCCTAACCCTAGAAATGGTCCTACACCACTTCCATCCTACCAACCATCATCTGCAGTTTCACCTCACATGTCAGCTACAGCATTGTTACAGAAAGCAGCTCAGATGGGTTCAACCAGCTcatcacaacaacaacaacaatccATGATCATGATAAGTGGGACCCACCAACATGGTCACGTGTCTCTTGATGACTCTCCCACCACCAACAATAACATGTTAAA containing:
- the LOC127087362 gene encoding protein indeterminate-domain 11, which encodes MSNLTSASGEASTTNYPQQYFSQPQTQTHDETPPKKRRNLPGNPDPEAEVIALSPKTLMATNRFICEICNKGFQRDQNLQLHKRGHNLPWKLKQRTGNEIIRKKVYVCPEPTCVHHDPSRALGDLTGIKKHFCRKHGEKKWKCDKCSKKYAVQSDWKAHSKTCGTREYRCDCGTLFTRRDSFITHRAFCDALAEESSRTVIHQPNSHNMINLQTQEIQGFTLKKEQQNFSFLKPEIQIPSWVELEQDLNLHENPNPRNGPTPLPSYQPSSAVSPHMSATALLQKAAQMGSTSSSQQQQQSMIMISGTHQHGHVSLDDSPTTNNNMLNSNGNFGLNLSSCENQMMNNSFSSSGFHGTTTAIDDGGGGTVAGGNDAFTRDFLGLRPLSDSDILSIAGMGNCMDSSNSHNQQNQTQKPWQGN